A genomic region of Zalophus californianus isolate mZalCal1 chromosome 1, mZalCal1.pri.v2, whole genome shotgun sequence contains the following coding sequences:
- the LPAR2 gene encoding lysophosphatidic acid receptor 2 isoform X1: MVTMGQCYYNETIGFFYNNSGKELSSHWRPKDVVVVALGLTVSVLVLLTNLLVIAAIASNRRFHQPIYYLLGNLAAADLFAGVAYLFLMFHTGPRTARLSLEGWFVRQGLLDTSLTASVATLLAIAVERHRSVMAVQLHSRLPRGRVVLLIVGVWVAALGLGLLPAHSWHCLCALDRCSRMAPLLSRSYLAVWALSSLLVFLLMVAVYTRIFFYVRRRVQRMAEHVSCHPRYRETTLSLVKTVVIILGAFVVCWTPGQVVLLLDGLGCKSCNVLAVEKYFLLLAEANSLVNAVVYSCRDAEMRRTFRRLLCGLCLRRSTHESARYAPSTRTVLQSNHTRCFEFPLQQQWEEDGPCPKGFPERLRTLYETASGICAQSKQAPAGPNDFGEVIHVQSVPFPSHDDPSLTP; this comes from the exons aTGGTCACCATGGGCCAGTGCTACTACAATGAGACCATCGGCTTCTTCTACAACAACAGTGGCAAGGAGCTCAGCTCCCACTGGCGGCCCAAGGATGTGGTTGTGGTGGCCCTGGGGCTGACTGTCAGCGTGCTGGTGCTGCTGACCAACTTGCTGGTTATCGCAGCCATTGCCTCCAACCGCCGCTTCCACCAGCCCATTTACTACCTGCTCGGCAACCTGGCCGCAGCCGACCTCTTTGCTGGTGTGGCCTACCTCTTCCTCATGTTCCACACGGGCCCTCGCACCGCCCGGCTCTCGCTGGAGGGCTGGTTCGTGCGGCAGGGCCTGCTGGACACGAGCCTGACCGCCTCGGTGGCCACCCTGCTAGCCATCGCCGTGGAGCGGCACCGCAGCGTGATGGCCGTGCAGCTGCACAGCCGCCTGCCCCGCGGCCGTGTCGTCCTGCTCATCGTGGGGGTGTGGGTGGCCGcgctgggcctggggctgctgcCCGCCCACTCGTGGCACTGCCTCTGTGCCCTGGACCGCTGCTCACGCATGGCCCCCCTGCTCAGCCGCTCCTACCTGGCTGTCTGGGCCCTGTCCAGCCTGCTTGTCTTCCTGCTCATGGTGGCTGTCTACACCCGCATTTTCTTCTATGTGAGGCGGAGGGTGCAGCGCATGGCGGAGCACGTCAGCTGCCACCCCCGCTACCGAGAGACCACACTCAGCCTGGTCAAGACCGTTGTCATTATCCTGG GGGCGTTCGTGGTCTGCTGGACGCCAGGCCAGGTGGTGCTGCTCCTGGACGGTCTGGGCTGCAAGTCCTGCAACGTTCTGGCCGTGGAGAAGTATTTCCTACTCTTGGCTGAGGCCAACTCACTGGTCAATGCCGTGGTGTACTCATGCCGAGATGCTGAGATGCGCCGCACCTTCCGCCGCCTCCTCTGCGGTCTGTGCCTTCGCCGGTCCACCCACGAGTCTGCCCGCTATGCACCCTCCACCCGAACAG TTCTCCAATCCAATCACACCAGATGTTTTGAGTTTCCTCTCCAGCAGCAATGGGAAGAAGATGGGCCCTGCCCTAAAGGGTTCCCAGAGAGGCTGAGGACCCTTTATGAGACTGCATCTGGAATCTGCGCTCAAAGCAAACAGGCCCCAGCAGGTCCCAATGACTTTGGAGAAGTGATTCACGTCCAGTCCGTTCCTTTTCCCTCACACGACGATCCTTCTCTGACGCCATGA
- the LPAR2 gene encoding lysophosphatidic acid receptor 2 isoform X2, producing the protein MVTMGQCYYNETIGFFYNNSGKELSSHWRPKDVVVVALGLTVSVLVLLTNLLVIAAIASNRRFHQPIYYLLGNLAAADLFAGVAYLFLMFHTGPRTARLSLEGWFVRQGLLDTSLTASVATLLAIAVERHRSVMAVQLHSRLPRGRVVLLIVGVWVAALGLGLLPAHSWHCLCALDRCSRMAPLLSRSYLAVWALSSLLVFLLMVAVYTRIFFYVRRRVQRMAEHVSCHPRYRETTLSLVKTVVIILGAFVVCWTPGQVVLLLDGLGCKSCNVLAVEKYFLLLAEANSLVNAVVYSCRDAEMRRTFRRLLCGLCLRRSTHESARYAPSTRTGASTRIMLPENGHPLMDSTL; encoded by the exons aTGGTCACCATGGGCCAGTGCTACTACAATGAGACCATCGGCTTCTTCTACAACAACAGTGGCAAGGAGCTCAGCTCCCACTGGCGGCCCAAGGATGTGGTTGTGGTGGCCCTGGGGCTGACTGTCAGCGTGCTGGTGCTGCTGACCAACTTGCTGGTTATCGCAGCCATTGCCTCCAACCGCCGCTTCCACCAGCCCATTTACTACCTGCTCGGCAACCTGGCCGCAGCCGACCTCTTTGCTGGTGTGGCCTACCTCTTCCTCATGTTCCACACGGGCCCTCGCACCGCCCGGCTCTCGCTGGAGGGCTGGTTCGTGCGGCAGGGCCTGCTGGACACGAGCCTGACCGCCTCGGTGGCCACCCTGCTAGCCATCGCCGTGGAGCGGCACCGCAGCGTGATGGCCGTGCAGCTGCACAGCCGCCTGCCCCGCGGCCGTGTCGTCCTGCTCATCGTGGGGGTGTGGGTGGCCGcgctgggcctggggctgctgcCCGCCCACTCGTGGCACTGCCTCTGTGCCCTGGACCGCTGCTCACGCATGGCCCCCCTGCTCAGCCGCTCCTACCTGGCTGTCTGGGCCCTGTCCAGCCTGCTTGTCTTCCTGCTCATGGTGGCTGTCTACACCCGCATTTTCTTCTATGTGAGGCGGAGGGTGCAGCGCATGGCGGAGCACGTCAGCTGCCACCCCCGCTACCGAGAGACCACACTCAGCCTGGTCAAGACCGTTGTCATTATCCTGG GGGCGTTCGTGGTCTGCTGGACGCCAGGCCAGGTGGTGCTGCTCCTGGACGGTCTGGGCTGCAAGTCCTGCAACGTTCTGGCCGTGGAGAAGTATTTCCTACTCTTGGCTGAGGCCAACTCACTGGTCAATGCCGTGGTGTACTCATGCCGAGATGCTGAGATGCGCCGCACCTTCCGCCGCCTCCTCTGCGGTCTGTGCCTTCGCCGGTCCACCCACGAGTCTGCCCGCTATGCACCCTCCACCCGAACAGGTGCCAGCACTCGCATCATGCTTCCAGAGAATGGCCACCCCCTGATGGACTCCACCCTTTAG